ATTGGAAGATATATTGGAAGAATTAAAAGATTTAAAAAATTTTAATAAAGTTTAAAATTAAAAATCTCTCTTAGAAATTATTTAGTTTCTAAAAGAGATTTTTATTTTATGAATTTAATTATTGATTTTCAACTATTTCTTTGACTTTAATATAATCTATTTTTCCTGTACCAAGTAAAGGCAGTTTATCTACTGTAATAATTTTTTTAGGTACCCATAATTCACTGTAAAGTTTTTCTTTAAAATAGTTTAGTATATCTTTAGTATCAACATTTTCTTTTTCTGTAACTAAAACCAGTTGCTCTCCTTTTTTCTCATCTGGAATAGAAATAACAGCATTGGAAAAATCCTTGATATAGCCGTTTATTATTTCTTCTACAGCTGTAAGAGAAACCATTTCACCAGCTATTTTAGCAAATCTTTTGGCTCTTCCTAAAATGGTAATAAATTTATTTTCATCAATATCTACAATATCTCCAGTGTCGTACCAACCACCTTCAGGTTGAGTTATTTTTCCATCTTTTAAATAACCTAGCATAATATTTTTACCTTTTATCCACAATCGTCCCCCTTTTTCTATTCCAGGAACAGCCTCTAATTTATACTCTATATCTGGTAAAAGTCTACCAACACTTCCTCTTTTTTGATGCATAGGAGTATTTACAGAAATAACTGGACTGGCCTCTGTTACCCCATATCCTTCTAAAACTCTTACTCCAAATCTTTCCAACCATTGATAATAAGTAGAATCTTTTAATTTCTCTGCTCCCACTATTGCATATTTTATATTATAGAAATCATAAGGATTAGCCTGTTTCGCATATCCATTAAAAAATGTGTCAGTTCCACATAAAATTGTTGAATTAGAATCATAAACTAATTCTGGAACTATTTTGTAATGCACAGGAGAAGGATAGAAAAATACTTTTATCCCTGAAAGCAATGGAAGTATAGTTCCGATTCCTAGTCCAAATGAATGGAACATAGGAAGAGCATTAAACAGAATATCTTGACTTGTAAAGGAAAATAATGAAGATATCTGAAATCTGTTTGCCTGTAAATTTTCATGACTTAAAAGCACAGCTTTTGGAATCCCTTCAGACCCTGATGTAAAAAGAATAGTACAAGGATCATTATAATTTATTTGAGGAACTTTTTTCAAAAGATAATTAAGGAAAGCAGATAATTTTGTAATCAGATTTATCTTTGATTGAAATTCTTCAAGATATATAATTTTTACTCCATTTTCTTCTAAAGTTTTAATAAGCTCTTCTAATTGAAGCATCTCTATCATTTTTTTAGCTGTAATAATAGTTGATATTTCAGCAGTTTTTATACAGGATAATATTTGACTTTTTCCTTGAGTGAAGTTAATCATAGCAGGAATTTTGCCAATAGACTGTAATCCAAAGAAAACCAAAGCATTTATGATGGAGTTAGGAAGCACTATTCCAATATTTTTTTCTTTGAAGTTTCTTTTTATAGCCTCCCCAATAACATATGATTTTAATATAAAATTTCTATAGTTCATAGGCTGTCTGGCAATATCTTCTGCAATCATATGTTTTTTGCCATGTATTTTAGCAGCATTCAGCAATGATTTAAAAACATTTTCTCTTACTGGAGAAGATTTAAAAATCATAGAAGTCATAATCTCATAAAGCTGATCTCCTATTTTTCCTCTTTTTGTACTTCCTTTATCATCTTCAGATAATTTTATCTTAGTTGGAGGAAGTATTGTAATCTTTATTCTAGGGAAAAATTTAGTTTTTAATTTAGTTTTTAAATATGAAAATTTTGAATATTGAGCACCATCTATTCTGATAGGTAAGATATTAGCATTGGCTTTTAAAGCTACCACTCCAGCTCCTTCATAAACTTTCATTAAAGAACCTGTTACAGTTATTCTTCCCTCTGGAAATATAATACATTTTTCATTGTTCTTCAATTCGTTAATAAGTTGTTTTAATGCTAGAGGATTTGTAGGGTCAATAGGATATAGCTTTACCACTGGTTTAAATATTCTAATCCACCATTTTTTAGAAATTGTTGTATTAATTGCAAATATCAATTTTTCTGGCATAAATGAAGCAACAAGCAATCCATCTAATAAAGAGGTATGGTTTGCTATTATAAGAACTCTTTTCCCAGCTTTTTCATAATTTTCAAGACCAGTGACCTCCATTTTGAATATGAGAGATAAAATACTTTGTGCCATAGATCTGGGAAGTGCGTCTGGAATAATAGTAAGTATATATAGAGATACACATAGACAAATAATAGATATCAAGAAAAATATATCTGATATGATGAATCCTATTTTAAAAAGTCCAAGAACAAGAGCAGAGAAAATGACTATTCCAACAGCGTTCATTATATTGTTTCCAGCAATGATAGTAGCTAGATATTTTTTAGGTGCTTTATTTTGTAAAAAAGCATTTAAAGGAACTATATACATTCCACCAAAAAAAGCGAGGAAAAATAATATAAAAGATATTTTTATTCCAGGTATTGACTTGAAAAATACTACTGTTCCTATATGAGTGTCAGGAGTAACATAGTCCTTAGTAAAAAGGTAAAGGAAGAAAGTAGCAATTCCTATCCCGATAGAACTCAATGGAACAAATGTAGGGTGAACAATTCCTCTCATAACTTTTGTACATACGAAGGTTCCAGCAGCCATACCTAATGAAAATATAAACATGAATACAGCAACAGCATTTCTTGAAAGTCCTAATAGGTCACTGCACATTGGATAAAGCTGAGTAAGAATGACTGCACCAAGTGCCCAAAACCATGAGAGTCCTAAGATAGTAATATAAATACTTCTTATTTCTGAGATTTTCTTTAATGTCAGCCTTAGAGTTTTGAATATATTAAAACTCATAGATAAATCAGGTCTTGGGGCTGGAGCAGAAGGTATTTTAAAACTGCTCAACATACCAACCAAAGAGCAAAATACAAGTATTCCAACAGTTATGTTGGGAGAAGTAATATGAGCTCCTAATATAGTTCCTATTAATATTGAAAAATATGTAGCACCATCTATTATAGCATTTCCTTCTATCAACTCACACTCTTCAAGATGTTGTGGGATAATAGAATATTTAACAGGTCCAAAAAAAGCAGACTGCACACTCATAAAAAACAGTATAATAATAAGTCCAGAATAAAATTTAAAGAAAACTGCAACAGCAGTAAGGAGCATTAATACAAACTCTATACATTTTAAAATTTTAGCAATTTTATCCCTATGATATTTATCAGCCAGCTGTCCAGCAGTGGCAGATAAAAAGAAAAAGGGAAGAATGAAGAGAATAGAAATAAAATTCAGCAACATTCCTTCATGGGCTCTATTTAATGTAAGATTGTAAGTAATGAAAGCCATGATTGCCGTTTTTAACATATTGTCATTAAAAGCTCCAAAAAATTGAGTTATAAATAAAGGACAAAATCTTTTATTTTTTAGTAACATATATCCTCCAAAACATAATTTATCTTTAAAATTAATAATTAAAATATCTTACTATACAAGAGTATATAGATATTTATTTAAGTATATATTATTTTTTCTTTTTTTCAAAGAACTCTTTATATAAATATTTACGCCTTATTATTCAGAATCTTTTTTCTTAATTTCCAGTCAGGCATATATTTTTCCACAAAATTCCAAAATTCTTTTTGATGATGTGGATATGGAAGATGTGAAAGTTCGTGCAGAACCACATATTCAATAGCAGTAATAGGTTTTTCTATAAGATGAAGATTATATGTAATTATTTTTCTTGTAGTATTACATGAACCCCATCTGCTTTTCATACTTCTTATTTTTATCTCCTTAGGAAGAAAACCTATTTTTTCCCCTATTTCTACAGTAAGTTTTTCCAAAATAATGGTAATTTTTTCTCTAAACCATTTTTCGAGAATTTTCTTTTTTTCATCAGGAGAATCAGTTTTTTTACAATAAATATATATTTTTTCTTCATCTTGTTCTATAAAATTTTTCTCAGATGGCAGAATTTCTAAAATATATTTTTTTCCCAGATAAAAAATTTCATCACCATTCAGATAAGAAATAGATTTTCTATTGGAGTAATATTCAGTGATGGAATTTATTTTCTCAATTATCCATTTTTCTTTCTGTACAATGAGCTGTTCTATATATTTTTGAGGAACCCTTTTAGGTGCAGATACCAGTACCTCACCATTTGAATTTATTTTTATTATTATGTTTTTTATTTTTTTTCTTGTCACAGTTACTTTAAAATTCATAAAATTCCTTTCTAAAAATAGTTTTTTATTAATTATACCATATAAGAGAACTCCTTTTTAGTTGATTTTTTTTGGATAATCTTTTATAATGTTGTGTAAGTGATAAAATAATTAGGAGGAAATTTATGTTGCAAAAGCATAAGAGAAACTTTTCAATAATTGCTCATATAGATCATGGTAAGTCAACAATAGCAGATAGATTATTAGAATTTACAGGAACTGTGACTAAAAGAGAAATGAAAGAGCAGCTTCTTGACTCTATGGATTTGGAAAGAGAAAAAGGGATAACAATAAAGGCTCAGGCTGTTACTTTATATTATAAAGCAAAAGATGGGATAGAATATGAATTAAATCTTATAGATACTCCAGGACATGTGGATTTTATTTATGAGGTGTCTAGATCGCTGGCAGCTTGTGAAGGAGCTCTTCTTGTAGTTGACGCAGCTCAAGGAGTAGAAGCTCAGACCCTTGCCAATGTATATTTAGCCATAGAAAATAATCTGGAGGTAGTACCTGTAATCAATAAAATTGATCTTCCAGCAGCTGATCCAGAAAAAGTAAAACATGAGATAGAAGATATAATAGGTCTTCCAGCAGATGATGCTGTAATGTGTTCTGGAAAAACAGGAATAGGAATAGAAGATTTATTAGAAGCAATAGTAGCTAAAGTACCAGCTCCAGCATATGATGAGGAAGCTCCATTAAAGGCATTGATTTTTGATTCTAAATTTGATGATTACAGAGGAGTTATTACATATGTAAAAGTTTTAGATGGTTCTAT
Above is a window of Fusobacterium varium DNA encoding:
- a CDS encoding Protein of uncharacterised function DUF45; its protein translation is MNFKVTVTRKKIKNIIIKINSNGEVLVSAPKRVPQKYIEQLIVQKEKWIIEKINSITEYYSNRKSISYLNGDEIFYLGKKYILEILPSEKNFIEQDEEKIYIYCKKTDSPDEKKKILEKWFREKITIILEKLTVEIGEKIGFLPKEIKIRSMKSRWGSCNTTRKIITYNLHLIEKPITAIEYVVLHELSHLPYPHHQKEFWNFVEKYMPDWKLRKKILNNKA
- the aas gene encoding Bifunctional protein aas, whose product is MLLKNKRFCPLFITQFFGAFNDNMLKTAIMAFITYNLTLNRAHEGMLLNFISILFILPFFFLSATAGQLADKYHRDKIAKILKCIEFVLMLLTAVAVFFKFYSGLIIILFFMSVQSAFFGPVKYSIIPQHLEECELIEGNAIIDGATYFSILIGTILGAHITSPNITVGILVFCSLVGMLSSFKIPSAPAPRPDLSMSFNIFKTLRLTLKKISEIRSIYITILGLSWFWALGAVILTQLYPMCSDLLGLSRNAVAVFMFIFSLGMAAGTFVCTKVMRGIVHPTFVPLSSIGIGIATFFLYLFTKDYVTPDTHIGTVVFFKSIPGIKISFILFFLAFFGGMYIVPLNAFLQNKAPKKYLATIIAGNNIMNAVGIVIFSALVLGLFKIGFIISDIFFLISIICLCVSLYILTIIPDALPRSMAQSILSLIFKMEVTGLENYEKAGKRVLIIANHTSLLDGLLVASFMPEKLIFAINTTISKKWWIRIFKPVVKLYPIDPTNPLALKQLINELKNNEKCIIFPEGRITVTGSLMKVYEGAGVVALKANANILPIRIDGAQYSKFSYLKTKLKTKFFPRIKITILPPTKIKLSEDDKGSTKRGKIGDQLYEIMTSMIFKSSPVRENVFKSLLNAAKIHGKKHMIAEDIARQPMNYRNFILKSYVIGEAIKRNFKEKNIGIVLPNSIINALVFFGLQSIGKIPAMINFTQGKSQILSCIKTAEISTIITAKKMIEMLQLEELIKTLEENGVKIIYLEEFQSKINLITKLSAFLNYLLKKVPQINYNDPCTILFTSGSEGIPKAVLLSHENLQANRFQISSLFSFTSQDILFNALPMFHSFGLGIGTILPLLSGIKVFFYPSPVHYKIVPELVYDSNSTILCGTDTFFNGYAKQANPYDFYNIKYAIVGAEKLKDSTYYQWLERFGVRVLEGYGVTEASPVISVNTPMHQKRGSVGRLLPDIEYKLEAVPGIEKGGRLWIKGKNIMLGYLKDGKITQPEGGWYDTGDIVDIDENKFITILGRAKRFAKIAGEMVSLTAVEEIINGYIKDFSNAVISIPDEKKGEQLVLVTEKENVDTKDILNYFKEKLYSELWVPKKIITVDKLPLLGTGKIDYIKVKEIVENQ